Proteins co-encoded in one Jeotgalibacillus malaysiensis genomic window:
- a CDS encoding membrane protein, whose product MERIHSGFEKTNSYSARQYMKFWLPSLIGVLLFLVPVKFDGKVTIGLGILADSLQGAIAAYIPGFMTFVLVLSALGSLVVKVPAMAAVRKQSVVALLFNVAPFWVSLRIIGALFALATLFKIGPELVWSPVTGQVMLYDLIPVLMVWFLFACLFMPLLLEFGLMDFIGTIVRKVMVPLFTLPGRSSIDALASWMGSGTVGVLLTTQQYESGYYTKREAAVVATNFSIASIAFSLVIARFLNIDSMFVQFYFTVIVTGVIVAVICPRIPPLSRKKETYYEPVGKQIEEVVPEGVSNFKWGVEKAVEKADQVKSYRGVAKKGIVNVLDIWFALIPLVMAIGTIALIIAEFTPVFTYLSYPFVPLLELLRIPEAQAAAPAMIVGFADMFLPAVIGSSIESELTRFVIGVLSLTQLIYMSEIGVLLVKSKIPISIWELFVVFLQRTIISLPIAALMAHLLFF is encoded by the coding sequence ATGGAAAGAATACATAGTGGGTTTGAAAAAACGAATAGCTATTCTGCAAGACAGTATATGAAGTTTTGGCTGCCTTCGTTGATTGGGGTACTGCTGTTTTTAGTACCGGTAAAGTTTGATGGAAAGGTGACGATTGGACTTGGAATTTTGGCAGATAGTCTACAGGGAGCGATCGCTGCTTATATTCCTGGTTTTATGACGTTTGTGCTTGTGCTATCGGCACTTGGAAGCCTGGTAGTAAAAGTTCCGGCAATGGCTGCAGTCAGAAAACAATCGGTCGTTGCATTGCTGTTTAATGTGGCACCTTTTTGGGTGTCGCTGAGAATCATTGGTGCGCTATTTGCACTTGCAACACTATTTAAAATAGGCCCTGAGCTCGTCTGGTCACCGGTGACTGGACAGGTGATGCTGTATGATCTGATTCCGGTGCTGATGGTGTGGTTCTTATTTGCATGTTTATTCATGCCGCTGCTTTTAGAGTTCGGATTAATGGATTTTATCGGAACGATCGTGCGAAAAGTGATGGTGCCGCTGTTTACACTGCCGGGCCGTTCGTCAATTGATGCGCTTGCATCGTGGATGGGAAGCGGAACAGTTGGCGTGCTGCTTACAACCCAGCAGTATGAGTCAGGCTATTATACAAAACGTGAAGCAGCAGTCGTTGCGACAAACTTTTCGATCGCTTCAATTGCGTTCAGTCTGGTGATTGCACGTTTTTTAAATATTGATAGTATGTTTGTACAATTTTATTTCACTGTGATTGTAACGGGTGTGATTGTGGCAGTCATTTGTCCGAGAATCCCGCCACTTTCGCGTAAAAAGGAAACGTATTATGAGCCTGTCGGCAAGCAGATCGAAGAAGTTGTGCCTGAGGGCGTTTCGAATTTTAAATGGGGCGTTGAGAAGGCGGTTGAAAAAGCGGATCAGGTCAAGAGTTACCGCGGCGTTGCGAAAAAAGGGATAGTGAATGTGCTTGATATCTGGTTTGCGCTCATTCCACTCGTGATGGCGATTGGAACCATTGCGCTGATCATTGCTGAATTCACGCCAGTATTTACGTACCTGTCTTACCCGTTTGTTCCACTGCTTGAACTGCTTCGAATTCCTGAAGCGCAGGCAGCGGCACCAGCTATGATCGTCGGATTTGCAGATATGTTCCTGCCGGCTGTGATCGGAAGCAGTATTGAATCAGAACTGACAAGGTTCGTTATCGGCGTCCTGTCACTCACTCAGCTGATCTACATGTCAGAAATCGGCGTGCTGTTAGTCAAATCAAAAATACCGATTTCAATCTGGGAACTGTTTGTCGTATTTCTGCAGCGTACCATTATCAGTCTGCCAATCGCAGCGTTGATGGCGCATTTATTATTCTTTTAA
- a CDS encoding sugar ABC transporter permease encodes MKRDHAFLLMVIPAFVLFFIFHTYPALQGVFYSFTNFKGYGNWDFTGFTNYFKVFQDSRALSAYGFTFQFAIVATILVNIISVLIAMGLNAKIKFRKTLRATYFLPFILSVLIVSYIFQFIFTHMVPDFGQALGIDALSRNILGDQDLAWIGIVIVAVWQSVAFNTLLYLAGLSTVDEQLYEAADIDGAKAWSKFWRITFPLIAPFFTINMVVAMKNFLMAFDQIIALTGGGPGRATESISLLIYRGGFEAGQFAYQSANAVIYFIVIVVISVVQLRILERKEVK; translated from the coding sequence TTGAAAAGAGATCATGCTTTTTTATTAATGGTTATCCCTGCCTTTGTACTTTTTTTCATATTCCATACCTATCCTGCACTCCAGGGCGTTTTCTACAGCTTCACTAACTTTAAAGGATATGGAAATTGGGATTTTACAGGCTTCACAAATTACTTTAAAGTATTTCAGGATTCCAGGGCACTCAGTGCTTATGGATTCACATTTCAATTTGCAATTGTAGCTACGATACTCGTAAATATCATTAGTGTTTTGATTGCGATGGGCTTGAATGCAAAAATTAAATTCAGAAAAACACTTAGAGCTACTTATTTCCTTCCATTTATTTTAAGTGTTTTGATCGTCAGTTACATTTTCCAGTTCATCTTTACTCATATGGTTCCTGACTTTGGTCAGGCTTTAGGAATTGATGCACTGTCAAGAAATATTCTTGGTGATCAGGATCTTGCCTGGATTGGTATCGTAATCGTTGCTGTATGGCAATCAGTTGCATTTAATACCCTTCTTTACCTTGCAGGATTATCCACAGTTGATGAACAGCTCTATGAAGCAGCTGATATTGATGGTGCAAAAGCATGGTCAAAATTCTGGAGAATTACATTCCCGCTCATTGCGCCATTCTTTACGATTAATATGGTTGTTGCAATGAAAAACTTCCTGATGGCATTTGATCAGATTATCGCTCTAACTGGCGGCGGTCCGGGTAGAGCAACAGAATCTATCTCTCTATTAATCTACAGAGGTGGATTTGAAGCTGGTCAGTTCGCTTATCAGTCAGCTAACGCAGTTATTTATTTTATTGTCATTGTAGTAATTTCTGTTGTACAACTTCGAATTCTTGAAAGAAAAGAGGTGAAGTAA
- a CDS encoding oligo-1,6-glucosidase yields the protein MKKTWWKESVVYQIYPRSFNDSNGDGIGDIPGVIEKLDYLKELGVDVIWLSPVYQSPNDDNGYDISDYQAIMDDFGTMNDWEQLLDEIHQREMKLIMDLVVNHSSDEHAWFTESRKSKDNPFRDYYIWRPDKEGKEPNNWAATFGGSAWDYDEASGEYYLHLFSKKQPDLNWENSELRHEVYDMMKWWLDKGIDGFRMDVINFISKADGLPDGPNPHNKKYGDGSQYFMNGPRIHEFLHEMNQEVISKYDVMTVGEMPGVSVEQAIEYTDDSREELQMVFQFEHMDLDSGPEGKWDLKPLDLRDLKKSISRWQTGLHGTGWNSLYMNNHDQPRVVSRFGNDKEYRVTSAKMLGTFLHMLQGTPYIYQGEELGMTNIKFDSIQDYKDIETLNYYRDALNDGKSEHEIMQSIYTKGRDNARTPMQWNSEKNAGFTTGSPWIAVNENYKEINASQAVHDPESIFHYYKKLISLRKDHKIIQYGDYQLLLPDHQEIYAYARSYEGQKLLVLTNFSNQEQTFTKPENLSFYAKDILIGNGQINSLHVEKVVLKPYEAVVYLGE from the coding sequence ATGAAAAAAACGTGGTGGAAAGAAAGCGTTGTATATCAAATTTACCCAAGAAGCTTTAATGATTCCAATGGTGATGGAATTGGAGACATTCCCGGTGTTATAGAAAAACTTGATTACCTTAAAGAGCTAGGAGTTGATGTAATATGGTTATCACCGGTCTACCAATCTCCAAATGATGATAACGGTTACGACATTTCTGACTATCAGGCAATTATGGATGACTTTGGCACAATGAATGACTGGGAGCAGCTACTAGATGAAATTCATCAAAGAGAGATGAAACTAATCATGGACTTAGTCGTAAACCACTCGTCTGACGAACATGCATGGTTTACTGAATCACGCAAATCCAAAGACAACCCTTTCCGTGATTACTATATTTGGCGCCCGGACAAAGAGGGAAAAGAACCAAATAACTGGGCAGCTACCTTTGGTGGTTCAGCATGGGACTACGATGAAGCTTCCGGAGAATACTACCTCCATTTATTCAGCAAAAAACAGCCTGATTTAAACTGGGAAAACTCTGAACTTCGACACGAAGTGTATGACATGATGAAATGGTGGCTCGATAAAGGAATTGACGGCTTTAGAATGGATGTCATCAACTTCATTTCAAAAGCTGACGGATTACCTGATGGCCCTAATCCGCACAATAAAAAGTATGGAGATGGAAGCCAATACTTCATGAATGGACCTCGTATCCATGAATTTTTACATGAAATGAATCAGGAGGTCATCTCAAAGTATGATGTCATGACAGTTGGAGAGATGCCTGGTGTAAGCGTAGAACAGGCAATAGAATACACAGATGATTCAAGAGAAGAACTGCAAATGGTGTTCCAGTTTGAACATATGGATCTGGATTCCGGTCCAGAAGGAAAATGGGATTTGAAACCACTGGACCTTCGTGATCTCAAAAAAAGCATTTCACGTTGGCAGACTGGGTTACATGGAACAGGATGGAATAGCCTGTATATGAATAATCACGATCAGCCAAGAGTAGTCTCACGCTTTGGCAATGACAAAGAATACCGTGTAACTTCAGCAAAAATGCTTGGCACTTTCCTGCACATGCTACAGGGCACACCTTATATTTATCAGGGTGAAGAACTTGGTATGACGAATATCAAATTTGATTCAATTCAGGATTACAAAGACATCGAAACATTAAATTATTACCGTGATGCGCTAAATGATGGTAAATCTGAACATGAGATCATGCAATCTATTTACACAAAAGGCCGCGATAATGCCAGAACTCCTATGCAATGGAATAGTGAAAAAAATGCAGGCTTTACGACCGGCAGCCCCTGGATTGCTGTAAATGAAAATTATAAAGAGATCAATGCATCTCAGGCTGTTCATGATCCTGAATCAATTTTTCACTACTATAAAAAACTGATTTCACTTCGTAAAGATCACAAAATCATACAGTATGGAGACTACCAACTATTACTTCCTGATCATCAGGAAATCTATGCTTATGCACGTTCATATGAAGGTCAAAAATTATTAGTCCTTACAAACTTCAGTAACCAGGAGCAGACCTTTACAAAACCAGAGAACCTTAGCTTCTATGCAAAAGATATATTGATCGGTAACGGTCAGATAAACTCCCTGCACGTTGAGAAAGTTGTATTAAAACCTTATGAAGCTGTTGTGTATTTAGGGGAATAA